TTTTTGGATGTTGATGGTGTTTTAACTGATGGAGCTATAATATATGGTGAACATTGTGGTGAAATAAAGAATTTTAATGTGAGAGATGGATTAGGTATTAAACTTGCAATAAGACTTGGATATGAAATATTTGTGTTAACTGGTAGAAATTCTAATGTTACTAAACAAAGATGTAAGGAACTTGGGATTACAAATGTGTTTCAAGGACTTGATAATAAAGTAAAAATATACGAAGAGATTAAAAGAAAATATAATTTCAGCGATAATGAAGCTGCTTATATTGGTGATGATATAAATGATATTTCTTTGCTAAAAAAAGTTGGATTTTCAGCTACCGTCAACGATGCTCCTGATTATGTTAAGGATGTAGTCGATTTTATCGTGCCTGTGGATGGTGGTAAAGGAGCTGTGAGAGTTTTTATTGAGGAAATTATAAAGAGAAATGGGCAGTGGGAAAAGGTTTTAAGTTTTTATTGATTTCTTTTTTATTTATATTACTTATTCTTTCTTTTTATTTTAAGAGTAAAGTAAAGTTTAAAAGCGTTGAGATTAAAAAAAACAGCGTTACTGTAAGTGATTTTGATATGTCCAAGAGGGTCTCTGAAGATGAATACTATAAAATTAAATCTTCTAAAGCTGAATACAGTAAGGATCTTAATAAAGTAAAAATGGATGGTTGTAATATTGTGTATAAAAAAGGAAAAAACGAGTTGGAGTTGAATGCTGATATTTGTGAGTATTTAGTTGATAAAAAAGTGATACTTTCAGGGAATATTTT
Above is a window of Deferribacter autotrophicus DNA encoding:
- a CDS encoding KdsC family phosphatase, yielding MIKYIFLDVDGVLTDGAIIYGEHCGEIKNFNVRDGLGIKLAIRLGYEIFVLTGRNSNVTKQRCKELGITNVFQGLDNKVKIYEEIKRKYNFSDNEAAYIGDDINDISLLKKVGFSATVNDAPDYVKDVVDFIVPVDGGKGAVRVFIEEIIKRNGQWEKVLSFY
- the lptC gene encoding LPS export ABC transporter periplasmic protein LptC, which gives rise to MGKGFKFLLISFLFILLILSFYFKSKVKFKSVEIKKNSVTVSDFDMSKRVSEDEYYKIKSSKAEYSKDLNKVKMDGCNIVYKKGKNELELNADICEYLVDKKVILSGNIFGYYNDIEFKTVNEASCEYSFDNGSGNIDGRVVFHQKSNYIRADKAMFFSKANRIVFIGNVEVNYEMAD